In Rhodospirillaceae bacterium, the following proteins share a genomic window:
- the nusA gene encoding transcription termination factor NusA, translated as MNVATTLHRPELIQVADAVAREKGIERDEVLDAMEQAIQKAGRSKYGHDLDIRATINRNNGEILLARYREVAEEIEDEGAQITPEHAARIDPEKKVGDFIIDPLPPIDFGRIAAQTAKQVIVQKVREAERGRQYEEYKDRVTEVVHGVVKRVEFGHVMVDLGRAEAIVRRDELIPRENFRQGDRIRAYIYDVRQELRGPQIFLSRTHPQFMAKLFAQEVPEIYDGIIEIRAVARDPGSRAKIAVISNDSSIDPVGACVGMRGSRVQAVVQELQGEKIDIIPWSRDHATFVVNALAPAEVAKVVLDEDTGTIEVVVPDEQQSLAIGRRGQNVRLASQLTGWHIDILTEQAESERRQEEFRTRSAMFIEALDVDDVIAHLLVTEGFSTIEEVAFVPLEDLMAIEAFDEDIAEALRERARDFLERRDAELTERRRALGVEDALAEIDGLTPAMLVQLGEAEVRQMDDLADLSSEELRFIVLTKDARISADDLGHVKENRRARLMAGQTPDEDNKIDLTLDMLNFLKPYKLAAMVQPSPLDTEEAEAIVMDARKAAGWVTEEDLAALEAEAEADEAEADEASGGEPAPAA; from the coding sequence ATGAACGTCGCAACGACATTGCACCGGCCGGAACTGATCCAGGTCGCCGACGCCGTGGCGCGCGAAAAAGGCATCGAGCGCGACGAGGTCCTGGACGCGATGGAACAGGCCATCCAGAAGGCCGGCCGCTCGAAATACGGCCACGATCTGGACATCCGCGCCACGATCAACCGCAACAACGGCGAGATCCTGCTGGCGCGCTATCGCGAGGTCGCCGAGGAAATCGAGGACGAGGGCGCGCAGATCACGCCGGAGCATGCCGCCCGGATCGATCCGGAAAAGAAGGTCGGCGATTTCATCATCGATCCGCTGCCGCCGATCGATTTCGGCCGCATCGCGGCGCAGACCGCCAAGCAGGTCATCGTCCAGAAGGTGCGCGAGGCCGAGCGCGGCCGGCAATACGAGGAATACAAGGACCGCGTCACCGAGGTCGTCCACGGCGTCGTCAAGCGGGTCGAGTTCGGCCATGTCATGGTCGATCTGGGCCGGGCCGAAGCGATCGTCCGGCGCGACGAACTGATCCCGCGCGAGAATTTCCGCCAGGGCGACCGCATCCGCGCCTACATCTACGACGTGCGCCAGGAGCTGCGCGGGCCGCAGATCTTCCTGTCGCGCACGCATCCGCAATTCATGGCGAAGCTGTTCGCCCAGGAGGTGCCGGAAATCTACGACGGCATCATCGAGATCCGCGCCGTGGCGCGCGATCCCGGTTCGCGGGCGAAGATCGCCGTGATCTCCAACGACAGCTCGATCGACCCGGTCGGCGCCTGCGTCGGCATGCGCGGCAGCCGGGTCCAGGCCGTGGTGCAGGAGCTGCAGGGCGAGAAGATCGACATCATCCCCTGGTCGCGCGACCACGCCACCTTCGTCGTCAACGCCCTGGCGCCGGCCGAGGTCGCCAAGGTCGTGCTGGACGAGGACACCGGCACCATCGAGGTCGTCGTGCCCGACGAGCAGCAGAGCCTCGCCATCGGCCGGCGCGGCCAGAATGTGCGCCTGGCCTCGCAGCTTACCGGCTGGCACATCGACATCCTGACCGAACAGGCCGAATCCGAGCGCCGCCAGGAAGAGTTCCGCACCCGCAGCGCCATGTTCATCGAGGCGCTGGATGTCGACGACGTCATCGCCCACCTGCTGGTGACGGAGGGCTTCTCGACGATCGAGGAAGTCGCCTTCGTGCCGCTCGAAGACCTGATGGCCATCGAGGCCTTCGACGAGGATATCGCCGAGGCCCTGCGCGAGCGCGCCCGGGATTTCCTCGAGCGCCGCGACGCCGAACTGACCGAACGGCGACGGGCGCTGGGCGTCGAGGATGCGCTGGCGGAGATCGACGGGCTGACGCCGGCCATGCTGGTGCAGCTCGGCGAAGCCGAAGTCCGGCAGATGGACGATCTGGCGGATCTCAGTTCCGAGGAATTGCGCTTCATCGTGCTGACGAAGGACGCGCGCATTTCGGCGGACGATCTCGGCCATGTGAAGGAAAACCGGCGCGCCCGGCTGATGGCCGGCCAGACCCCGGACGAGGACAACAAGATCGACCTCACCCTCGACATGCTGAACTTCCTCAAGCCCTACAAGCTCGCCGCCATGGTGCAGCCGAGCCCGCTCGATACCGAGGAGGCCGAGGCCATTGTCATGGATGCCCGCAAGGCTGCCGGCTGGGTGACCGAGGAAGACCTGGCCGCCCTAGAGGCGGAAGCCGAAGCGGACGAAGCCGAAGCGGACGAAGCCTCCGGGGGCGAACCGGCGCCGGCGGCATAG
- a CDS encoding glycerophosphodiester phosphodiesterase family protein produces the protein MLPRIIGHRGAALHAPENTLAGLREAARQGCRWVEIDVRLTADGGLVLMHDPTVDRTTAATGRVRELALAEIAGMDAGAWFGAAWAGEPVPALADAIAAAHALALRLNIELKCDPGDSAAAAAALVREVGRGWKADEPPLVSSFDHAALAAVRAARADLPVAVVTPALSDAWREPFEALGAASLHVGARGLTQEAVSPLVAEGIEIGVYTVNDAARAKELLSWCVAGIFSDCPGAIAAAL, from the coding sequence ATGCTGCCCCGGATCATCGGTCATCGCGGCGCGGCCCTGCACGCGCCGGAAAACACCCTGGCCGGGTTGCGCGAAGCCGCCCGGCAGGGCTGCCGCTGGGTCGAGATCGACGTGCGCCTGACCGCGGACGGCGGGCTGGTGCTGATGCACGACCCGACCGTCGACCGGACGACGGCGGCGACCGGCAGGGTCCGCGAACTGGCGCTGGCCGAGATCGCCGGAATGGACGCCGGCGCCTGGTTCGGTGCGGCCTGGGCCGGCGAACCCGTCCCGGCACTGGCCGACGCCATCGCCGCGGCGCACGCGCTGGCGCTGCGCCTCAATATCGAACTGAAATGCGATCCCGGCGATTCCGCAGCGGCGGCCGCCGCGCTGGTGCGCGAGGTCGGGCGGGGCTGGAAGGCGGACGAGCCGCCGCTGGTTTCCAGCTTCGACCATGCCGCGCTGGCGGCGGTGCGCGCAGCGCGGGCCGACCTGCCGGTCGCCGTCGTGACGCCGGCCCTCTCGGACGCCTGGCGCGAACCCTTCGAGGCGCTCGGCGCGGCGAGCCTGCATGTCGGCGCGCGCGGCCTGACTCAAGAAGCGGTAAGCCCGCTCGTCGCCGAGGGGATCGAGATCGGCGTCTATACGGTCAACGATGCGGCGCGGGCGAAGGAATTGCTGTCCTGGTGCGTCGCCGGGATATTCAGCGATTGTCCCGGCGCGATTGCCGCGGCGCTGTAA
- a CDS encoding RNA-binding protein — translation MPDGVSPDIVTPDIGSRDEAGRACTADGGNPRRCAVTRRAGPRAGLIRFVVAPDGTLTPDLAETLPGRGLWVTASGAALAAPGLAKAAARSARKRVRVPDGLPDTVERLLAQRCRATLGLARRAGLVEAGYEKVRAAVADGRASLMLTARDSAGRDSRELARRAAAGSRPVRIAATLDSAELGAALGRERLVHVAVAGGSLADHLYRDVQRLAGVRGTDVSDGMAGTADAGPGKVEEAAHTAARGRIGHG, via the coding sequence GTGCCGGACGGCGTGTCTCCGGACATCGTTACTCCCGACATCGGCAGCCGGGACGAGGCAGGCCGGGCGTGTACCGCTGACGGCGGCAATCCGCGCCGCTGCGCGGTCACCCGCCGCGCCGGGCCGCGCGCGGGCCTGATCCGGTTCGTCGTGGCGCCGGACGGAACGCTGACGCCGGACCTCGCGGAAACGCTGCCCGGTCGCGGCCTGTGGGTTACCGCCTCCGGCGCGGCGCTGGCCGCGCCGGGTCTGGCGAAAGCGGCGGCGCGGTCGGCCCGCAAACGGGTGCGGGTGCCGGACGGGCTGCCCGATACGGTCGAGCGGCTGCTGGCGCAGCGCTGCCGGGCGACCCTCGGCCTGGCGCGCCGGGCGGGGCTGGTCGAGGCCGGCTACGAAAAGGTCAGGGCGGCGGTTGCGGACGGCAGGGCATCGCTGATGTTGACGGCGCGGGACAGTGCAGGCAGGGACAGCCGGGAACTCGCCCGGCGGGCTGCGGCCGGATCCCGGCCGGTCCGGATCGCCGCGACGCTGGATTCGGCCGAACTCGGCGCGGCCCTCGGCCGCGAACGGCTTGTCCATGTCGCGGTGGCGGGCGGTTCGCTCGCCGATCACCTGTATCGGGATGTGCAGCGGCTGGCCGGCGTGAGAGGCACGGACGTTTCGGACGGAATGGCGGGGACGGCTGACGCCGGCCCCGGGAAGGTCGAAGAAGCGGCGCACACAGCGGCGCGGGGACGGATAGGGCATGGCTGA
- the pnp gene encoding polyribonucleotide nucleotidyltransferase, with amino-acid sequence MFDICKRSIEWGGRTLTLETGRIARQADGAVFATYGETTVLATVVAEHSPREGIDFFPLSVHYMEKTYAAGKIPGGFFKREGRPSEKETLVSRLIDRPIRPLFASGFRNETQVMIQVMSYDMENDADIPAMIAASAALTISGIPFMGPIGGAKVGYIDGEYVLNPTFDQLDDSELELVVAGTRDGVLMVESEARELSEETMLGAVSFGHDGFQPVIDTIIDMAEASAKEPRDVPEPPAALAEVDGVWRDAGIDGALREAYAEKIKQARHARIGAVRDQAFAAVAEDEDRQAVAPEVFKTLEKEIVRGDILDTGVRIDGRDTSTVRQIVAEVGVLPRTHGSALFTRGETQAMVTATLGTGQDEQIIDAMEGEYRENFLLHYNFPPFSVGETGRVGFTGRREVGHGKLAWRAVRPMMPGEEDFPYTVRVVSEITESNGSSSMATVCGASLAMMDGGVPIKRPIAGIAMGLIKEGERFAVLSDILGDEDHLGDMDFKVAGTAEGITSLQMDIKITSITREIMQVALEQARDGRLHILDEMGKAIAGSRESVSAHAPRITTIQINKDKIRDIIGTGGKVIREITEQTGTKIDIDDDGTVKIAATDEAATQAAIDWINGIVAEPEAGKIYTGKVVKVMDFGAFVNFLGAKDGLVHISELTDGRVGKVTDVVDEGDEVKVYCIGFDDRGKVKLSMRKVDQETGEERMDVEVAEPRRGPRRDRDRDRDRDRGPRRRD; translated from the coding sequence ATGTTCGACATCTGCAAACGCTCCATCGAGTGGGGCGGCCGTACGCTTACGCTCGAAACCGGCCGGATCGCCCGACAGGCGGACGGCGCCGTGTTCGCCACCTATGGCGAGACCACGGTCCTGGCGACGGTCGTCGCCGAACACAGTCCGCGCGAGGGCATCGATTTCTTTCCGCTCTCCGTTCACTACATGGAAAAAACCTACGCCGCCGGAAAGATTCCCGGCGGCTTTTTCAAGCGCGAAGGCCGGCCGAGCGAAAAGGAAACGCTGGTCTCGCGCCTGATCGACCGGCCGATCCGGCCCCTGTTCGCAAGCGGTTTCCGCAACGAGACCCAGGTGATGATCCAGGTCATGAGCTATGACATGGAGAACGACGCCGACATTCCGGCGATGATCGCCGCTTCGGCCGCCCTGACGATCTCCGGGATCCCCTTCATGGGCCCGATCGGCGGCGCCAAGGTCGGCTACATCGACGGCGAATACGTCCTCAACCCGACATTCGACCAGCTGGACGATTCGGAACTGGAACTGGTCGTCGCCGGCACCCGCGACGGCGTGCTGATGGTCGAATCCGAAGCCCGGGAACTGAGCGAGGAAACCATGCTCGGCGCCGTGAGCTTCGGTCACGACGGTTTCCAGCCGGTAATCGACACGATCATCGACATGGCCGAAGCCTCGGCCAAGGAGCCCCGGGACGTGCCGGAGCCGCCGGCGGCGCTCGCGGAAGTCGACGGTGTCTGGCGCGACGCCGGGATCGACGGCGCCCTGCGCGAGGCTTATGCCGAAAAGATCAAGCAGGCGCGCCACGCCAGGATCGGCGCGGTGCGCGACCAGGCGTTCGCCGCCGTCGCGGAGGATGAAGACCGGCAGGCCGTCGCGCCGGAGGTCTTCAAGACGCTCGAAAAGGAGATCGTCCGCGGCGACATCCTCGATACCGGCGTTCGCATCGACGGGCGCGACACGAGCACGGTGCGCCAGATCGTTGCCGAAGTCGGCGTGCTGCCGCGCACCCACGGTTCGGCCCTGTTCACCCGAGGCGAAACCCAGGCCATGGTCACGGCCACCCTGGGCACCGGCCAGGACGAGCAGATCATCGACGCGATGGAAGGCGAGTACCGGGAGAACTTCCTGCTGCACTACAATTTCCCGCCCTTCTCGGTCGGCGAGACGGGCCGCGTCGGCTTCACCGGCCGGCGCGAGGTCGGCCATGGCAAGCTGGCCTGGCGGGCGGTCCGCCCGATGATGCCGGGCGAGGAGGATTTCCCCTACACCGTCCGGGTCGTCTCCGAGATCACGGAATCGAACGGATCGTCCTCGATGGCGACGGTCTGCGGCGCCTCTCTCGCCATGATGGACGGCGGCGTGCCGATCAAGCGGCCGATCGCCGGCATCGCCATGGGCCTGATCAAGGAAGGCGAACGGTTCGCCGTCCTGTCCGACATCCTGGGCGACGAGGACCATCTGGGCGACATGGACTTCAAGGTCGCCGGAACGGCCGAGGGCATCACCTCGCTCCAGATGGATATCAAGATCACCTCGATCACCCGGGAGATCATGCAGGTCGCGCTGGAGCAGGCGCGCGACGGCCGCCTGCACATCCTGGACGAGATGGGCAAGGCCATCGCGGGCTCGCGCGAGAGTGTGAGCGCCCATGCGCCGCGGATCACCACGATCCAGATCAACAAGGACAAGATCCGCGACATCATCGGCACCGGCGGCAAGGTGATCCGCGAGATCACCGAGCAGACCGGCACCAAGATCGACATCGACGACGACGGCACGGTGAAGATCGCCGCGACCGACGAGGCGGCGACCCAGGCCGCCATCGACTGGATCAACGGCATCGTCGCCGAACCGGAGGCCGGCAAGATCTATACCGGCAAGGTCGTCAAGGTGATGGACTTCGGCGCCTTCGTGAACTTCCTGGGCGCGAAGGACGGGCTGGTCCATATCAGCGAACTGACCGACGGCCGGGTCGGCAAGGTGACCGACGTCGTCGACGAGGGCGACGAGGTGAAGGTCTACTGCATCGGCTTCGACGACCGCGGCAAGGTCAAGCTGTCCATGCGCAAGGTCGATCAGGAAACCGGCGAGGAGCGGATGGACGTCGAAGTCGCCGAACCGCGCCGCGGCCCCCGGCGCGACCGGGACCGGGACCGCGACAGGGACCGGGGCCCGCGCCGGCGGGACTGA
- the rbfA gene encoding 30S ribosome-binding factor RbfA: protein MVAGKPPTQRQLRVGEEIRHALARLLAEENFRDPVLRDVSITVSEVVPGRDLKTAKAFVYPLGGRSADEVTAALNRAAPFLRGRLGREVRLKFTPQLVFHADRSYDTASAVDALLTDDRVARDLAVGDLTAGDLTAGPDGTGDGA, encoded by the coding sequence ATGGTTGCGGGCAAGCCCCCGACCCAGCGGCAATTGCGCGTCGGCGAAGAAATCCGCCATGCGCTGGCCCGGCTGCTGGCCGAGGAGAATTTTCGCGATCCGGTGCTCCGGGACGTGTCGATCACGGTCAGCGAAGTCGTGCCGGGCCGCGACCTGAAAACGGCCAAAGCCTTCGTCTACCCCCTGGGCGGCCGGTCGGCGGACGAGGTGACGGCAGCGCTGAACCGGGCCGCGCCCTTCCTGCGCGGGCGCCTCGGCCGGGAAGTCCGCCTGAAGTTCACGCCGCAGCTGGTCTTCCACGCCGACCGGTCCTACGACACCGCCAGCGCCGTCGACGCCCTGCTGACCGACGACCGGGTGGCGCGGGATCTGGCGGTCGGGGATCTGACGGCCGGGGATCTGACGGCCGGACCCGACGGAACGGGCGATGGCGCGTAA
- the truB gene encoding tRNA pseudouridine(55) synthase TruB: MARKRRGRPVHGWINLDKPVGIGSTRAVAIVRRAFDAQKAGHAGTLDPLASGVLPIALGEATKTVPFVVDGPKSYRFTVRWGEARDTDDSDGAVVATSGRRPTEAEIERALPAFTGEVAQTPPQFSAVKVGGRRAYALARSGAPVELAARQVVIDRLALVETIDADRTAFEMDCRKGAYVRSVARDLAVSLSTVGHVCGLRRTRSGPFRDCDAIPLEKLAAPGHMGAQDGGAEPPAVDCAALLQPVARALDDIPALDVTESEAARIRNGQPVPVLRTGNRRRIDGLSDNAALCALLNGEAIALMRLEGRSAQPVRVFNL; this comes from the coding sequence ATGGCGCGTAAGCGGCGCGGCCGGCCGGTTCACGGCTGGATCAACCTCGACAAGCCGGTCGGCATCGGTTCCACCCGGGCGGTCGCAATCGTGCGGCGCGCGTTCGACGCGCAGAAAGCCGGCCATGCCGGGACCCTCGATCCGCTGGCCTCCGGCGTCTTGCCGATCGCCCTGGGCGAAGCGACCAAGACCGTCCCCTTCGTCGTCGACGGCCCGAAATCCTATCGCTTTACCGTCCGCTGGGGCGAGGCGCGGGATACCGACGACAGCGACGGCGCGGTTGTCGCGACCAGCGGCCGGCGGCCCACCGAGGCCGAAATCGAGCGCGCCCTGCCCGCCTTCACCGGCGAGGTCGCACAGACGCCGCCGCAATTTTCCGCCGTCAAGGTGGGCGGCCGGCGCGCCTACGCCCTGGCGCGGTCCGGCGCACCGGTCGAGCTGGCCGCCCGGCAGGTCGTTATCGACCGGCTGGCGCTGGTCGAAACGATCGACGCCGACCGTACCGCCTTCGAAATGGATTGCCGCAAGGGCGCCTATGTCCGCAGCGTGGCCCGCGACCTTGCGGTTTCGCTCAGCACCGTGGGGCATGTCTGCGGCCTGCGGCGCACGCGCAGCGGCCCGTTTCGCGACTGCGACGCGATACCTCTGGAAAAACTGGCGGCGCCGGGCCATATGGGCGCGCAAGACGGCGGCGCGGAACCGCCCGCCGTTGACTGTGCAGCCCTGCTGCAACCGGTCGCCAGGGCGCTGGACGACATCCCGGCCCTTGACGTGACCGAAAGTGAGGCCGCCCGGATCCGCAACGGGCAACCGGTGCCGGTTCTTCGGACCGGCAACCGCCGACGGATCGACGGCCTCTCCGACAACGCCGCCCTGTGTGCGTTGCTGAACGGCGAGGCGATCGCGCTGATGCGACTCGAGGGCCGTTCGGCTCAGCCGGTGCGGGTTTTCAATCTTTAG
- the rpsO gene encoding 30S ribosomal protein S15 — protein MSITAERKQALIEEYGRQMGDTGSPEVQVAILTERIRNLTDHLGDHRKDHHSRRGLLIMVGQRRRLLDYLKGKDESRYASLIESLGIRR, from the coding sequence ATGTCGATTACCGCCGAGCGGAAGCAGGCGCTCATCGAGGAATACGGCCGGCAAATGGGCGACACGGGGTCGCCGGAAGTCCAGGTCGCCATCCTGACCGAACGCATCCGCAACCTGACGGACCATCTGGGCGATCACCGCAAGGATCACCATTCGCGCCGCGGCCTGCTGATCATGGTGGGCCAGCGCCGCCGGCTGCTCGACTATCTGAAAGGCAAGGACGAGAGCCGGTATGCATCGCTGATCGAGAGCCTCGGAATCCGGCGATAG
- a CDS encoding ribosome maturation factor RimP: MPLSDRIAAMTEPALTAMGYEIVRVQLGGSHNPSGRSATLQIMCDRLDGQALTLDDCAEISRLASAVLDVEDPIAGEYTLEVSSPGLDRPLTRPKDFERFAGAEARVELSLPVDGRRRFKGVLRGLDDDAVVLETGDGRCRLALADIEKAKLVPAGLPGRPNV; encoded by the coding sequence ATGCCCCTGTCCGACCGGATCGCCGCGATGACCGAACCCGCCCTGACGGCGATGGGCTATGAGATCGTGCGCGTGCAGCTTGGCGGCAGCCATAACCCGTCCGGCCGCAGCGCGACATTGCAGATCATGTGCGACCGGCTGGACGGGCAGGCGCTCACGCTGGACGATTGCGCGGAGATCAGCCGGCTCGCCTCTGCGGTGCTCGATGTCGAGGACCCGATTGCCGGGGAATACACCCTGGAGGTCAGCTCCCCCGGTCTCGACCGGCCGCTCACCCGGCCGAAGGATTTCGAACGGTTCGCCGGCGCCGAGGCGCGCGTCGAACTGAGCCTGCCGGTCGACGGCCGAAGGCGCTTCAAGGGCGTGCTGCGCGGCCTGGACGACGATGCGGTCGTCCTGGAAACCGGCGACGGCCGATGCCGCCTCGCGCTGGCCGACATCGAGAAGGCGAAGCTGGTCCCGGCCGGCCTGCCGGGCCGACCCAACGTGTGA
- the infB gene encoding translation initiation factor IF-2, which yields MAETKQDEEKKPLTLTRPGRLELKKTVESGVVKQSFSHGRSKTVAVEVKKKRTFRRGESGRMAEVKEEVAQSAEGAFAEKKSSAGPMLSQAERDARLRALKQADATHGIPERPLPAGEEQPAIAPLDADTAPEAADALPETVDPGEAPQPDLDVAAADAAPPQALPAEDGAEADADAGPPVVQPEDEQPDASDAERTRRFAEERAKADDLARRLASKELGVGFTPSSKVAPKPAARTAAPQTERAAGPAEPGREEDRDERRRRSEPKRPATGKRGEPRRRTGRLTIAQALEIGDAGMERKRSEAAARRRREKEKQRALKGPIEHRKQSREVVVPETITVQELANRMAEKGADLVKSLMKMGVMATLNQSIDADTAELIVEEFGHKIRRVSEADVEIGLEGAPDDEETLKPRAPVVTVMGHVDHGKTSLLDALRETDVAGREAGGITQHIGAYRVTLASGGQITFLDTPGHAAFTEMRSRGATVTDIVILVVAADDGVQPQTVEAIAHAKAAEVPIIVAVNKIDARGADANRVMTELLQHDIQVEPMGGDVLCIEVSATEKTNLDKLEEAILLQAELMDLAANPDREAQGVVVEAKLERGRGAVATVLVQRGTLAVGDIFVVGREWGRVRALVDDRGETVQTAGPSAPVEVLGLNGTPGAGDDFLVVDDEGRAREISEYRQRVAKKDAGVPRSSIEQMFSMIQAGEAQELPVLIKTDVHGSAEAIAGMLDRLSTDEVKVRILHSGVGAISESDITLAKASGAMIIAFNVRANNQARDLAARDGIDIRYYSIIYDINDDIKAMLSGMLAPEIRETFLGYAEILEVFRVSKVGNVAGCRVTEGVVRRGSGVRLLRDRVVIHEGRLATLKRFKDEVREVHGGMECGMSFDRYQDIRVGDQIECFEVEEVQREL from the coding sequence ATGGCTGAGACCAAACAGGACGAAGAAAAGAAGCCGCTGACGCTGACACGGCCCGGCCGCCTCGAACTCAAGAAGACGGTCGAATCCGGCGTTGTGAAGCAAAGCTTCTCCCACGGCCGGTCCAAGACCGTTGCCGTCGAGGTGAAGAAGAAGCGCACCTTCCGGCGCGGCGAAAGCGGCCGGATGGCCGAGGTCAAGGAAGAGGTGGCGCAAAGCGCGGAAGGCGCCTTCGCCGAGAAGAAGAGCAGCGCCGGCCCGATGCTGAGCCAGGCCGAGCGCGATGCCCGGCTGCGCGCCCTGAAACAGGCCGACGCCACGCATGGCATCCCGGAACGGCCGCTTCCCGCCGGCGAGGAGCAGCCCGCGATCGCTCCGCTGGACGCCGATACGGCGCCGGAAGCCGCGGACGCCCTGCCGGAAACGGTCGATCCCGGCGAGGCACCCCAGCCCGATCTGGATGTCGCCGCGGCGGATGCAGCGCCGCCCCAGGCGCTGCCGGCGGAAGACGGGGCCGAGGCCGACGCCGACGCCGGACCGCCCGTGGTGCAGCCGGAGGACGAGCAGCCCGATGCGTCGGACGCGGAAAGGACGCGCCGGTTCGCCGAAGAGCGCGCGAAAGCCGACGACCTCGCCCGGCGGCTGGCGTCGAAGGAGCTGGGTGTCGGCTTCACGCCGAGCTCGAAGGTGGCGCCCAAGCCGGCGGCCAGGACCGCCGCGCCGCAGACGGAGCGGGCCGCCGGCCCGGCCGAACCCGGGCGGGAGGAAGACCGCGACGAGCGGCGGCGGCGGTCCGAGCCCAAGCGGCCGGCGACCGGCAAGCGCGGCGAACCGCGCCGCCGGACGGGCCGCCTGACCATCGCCCAGGCCCTCGAGATCGGCGATGCCGGGATGGAGCGCAAGCGTTCGGAAGCGGCGGCGCGGCGGCGGCGGGAAAAGGAAAAGCAACGCGCCCTGAAGGGCCCGATCGAACACCGGAAACAGAGCCGCGAAGTCGTCGTCCCCGAAACCATCACGGTGCAGGAACTCGCCAACCGGATGGCGGAGAAAGGCGCGGACCTGGTCAAGTCGCTGATGAAGATGGGCGTCATGGCGACGCTCAACCAGTCGATCGACGCCGACACCGCCGAGCTGATCGTGGAGGAATTCGGCCACAAGATCCGCCGCGTGTCGGAAGCCGATGTGGAAATCGGCCTCGAAGGCGCGCCGGACGATGAAGAGACGCTGAAGCCCCGGGCGCCGGTGGTGACCGTCATGGGCCATGTCGACCACGGCAAGACATCGCTGCTCGACGCCCTGCGCGAAACCGATGTGGCCGGCCGCGAAGCCGGCGGCATCACCCAGCATATCGGCGCCTACCGGGTCACCCTGGCGAGCGGAGGCCAGATTACCTTCCTGGACACGCCCGGCCACGCGGCGTTCACCGAAATGCGGTCGCGGGGCGCTACGGTCACCGATATCGTGATCCTCGTCGTCGCGGCCGACGACGGCGTGCAGCCGCAGACCGTCGAGGCCATCGCCCATGCCAAGGCGGCGGAGGTGCCGATCATCGTCGCCGTCAACAAGATCGACGCCAGGGGCGCGGACGCGAACCGGGTGATGACCGAACTGCTGCAGCACGACATCCAGGTCGAGCCGATGGGCGGCGACGTGCTGTGCATCGAGGTGTCGGCAACGGAAAAAACCAACCTCGACAAGCTGGAAGAGGCGATCCTGCTGCAGGCCGAACTGATGGACCTCGCCGCCAATCCGGACCGCGAGGCCCAGGGCGTTGTCGTCGAGGCGAAACTGGAGCGCGGGCGCGGCGCCGTCGCCACCGTTCTGGTGCAGCGCGGCACGCTCGCGGTCGGCGACATTTTCGTGGTCGGCCGGGAATGGGGCCGGGTGCGCGCGCTGGTCGACGACCGGGGCGAGACCGTCCAGACGGCCGGCCCGTCGGCGCCGGTCGAGGTTCTCGGCCTGAACGGAACCCCGGGCGCGGGCGACGATTTCCTGGTCGTCGACGACGAGGGCCGGGCGCGGGAGATCTCCGAATACCGCCAGCGCGTCGCCAAGAAGGACGCCGGCGTCCCGCGCAGCTCGATCGAACAGATGTTCTCGATGATCCAGGCCGGCGAGGCGCAGGAACTGCCTGTCCTGATCAAGACTGACGTTCACGGCTCGGCCGAGGCCATCGCCGGCATGCTCGACCGGCTGTCGACCGACGAGGTCAAGGTCCGCATCCTACACAGCGGCGTCGGCGCCATCAGCGAATCGGACATCACGCTCGCCAAGGCCTCCGGCGCGATGATCATTGCGTTCAACGTGCGGGCCAACAATCAGGCGCGCGACCTGGCGGCGCGCGACGGCATCGACATCCGCTACTACTCGATCATCTACGACATCAACGACGACATCAAAGCGATGCTGTCGGGCATGCTGGCGCCGGAAATCCGCGAGACCTTCCTGGGCTACGCCGAGATTCTCGAAGTCTTCAGGGTGTCCAAGGTCGGCAACGTCGCCGGCTGCCGGGTGACCGAAGGGGTGGTCCGGCGCGGCTCCGGCGTGCGGCTGCTGCGCGACAGGGTGGTGATCCATGAAGGCAGGCTGGCGACCCTCAAGCGCTTCAAGGACGAAGTCCGCGAAGTGCATGGCGGCATGGAGTGCGGCATGTCCTTCGACCGGTACCAGGACATCCGCGTCGGCGACCAGATCGAGTGTTTCGAGGTCGAGGAGGTGCAGCGCGAACTGTAG